Within the Mucilaginibacter sp. CSA2-8R genome, the region TGGCTTTCGCCAAATGCGAATAAAGGACAACACGCTCATCATGTTGTTCTACCACGAAGGGCAGATGAGTAGCTACCGGCAAACCGCCGGAAACGTTGATAAGCGTAGCGAAGCTGTAACGCTGCATAAAATTTACAGCTTCGCCAATATCACTAATGTTAAAATGTTTGGGAATGTACACGTTTGGCTTAGGTTACAAACCTTGTAAAATTTGCTTCAACACTGCCTGCGCAGCCCAAACACGATTGCCAGCTTCGTGGATAACAGCCGAATGCGGACCATCCAGTATCTCGTCCGATAACTCGATATTGCGGCGTACTGGCAAACAATGCATTACTTTAGCATTATTACTCTGCTGCAGGCTTTCGTTAGTGAGCATCCAATTATCGTAGTTTCCTAAACCTGGCATTTCACCATAAGGTTCATAGGCCGACCAGTTTTTTACATAAATAAAGTCCGCATCTTTTAATGCTTCCTGCTGGTTATGTGTTATAGTTGCGCCTTCAGTAAACTCAGTGCTTAGCTCGTACCCTTCGGGATGAGTAATCACAAAATCAACGTTGGCACGGCACATCCATTCTGCGAATGAATTAGGTACGGCCTGAGGCAGTGGTTTTATATGCGGCGCCCAGGTCAGTACAACTTTTGGCCGCTCAACCGATTTAAGCTCTGTAATAGTAATCAAATCGGCCAGGCTCTGCAGCGGATGGCGTGTAGCCGATTCCAGGCTTACCACTGGTACACCACAGAATTCCACAAACTTGTTAAAAATAGTTTCGCTGTAATCCTCTTCGCGGTTCTTAAGTCCCGGAAAAGAACGAACTCCAATGATATCAACATACTGGCCTAAAACAGCGGCGGCTTCACGTATATGTTCAACTGTGGTGCCATTCATTATGGCGCCGTCCTGCAATTCCAGCGCCCAACCTTCTTTATCAATATTAAGCACCATGGCATTCATACCCAAATTAAGCGCTGCTTTCTGGGTACTCATACGCGTGCGCAAGCTTGGATTTAAGAATATTAATCCGATACTTTTATTTTTACCCAATTGCTGATTAACGTATGGGTTTTGCTTTAGCGCTAAAGCCTCGGCTACCAAGGCGTTTATATCAGTAACATCGTGTACAGATGTAAATTGTTTCATTCTTGCGTTGTATGCTGCCTACTAACGGCTGTATTAATAGTTAGGCTACTACCGGTACAGATTTTAAAGTGGTGGCGAAAGCCTCCAAAAACCGGTCGGCGTGAGCTTGAGTTAAATTAAGTGCCGGCAGTAAGCGTACCACGTTGGGTTTTGCTTCGCCGGTAAATATGTGGTGCTTATAAAGCAGATCTTTACGCACGTTGGCCAATTCTTCTGGTAATTCAATACCGATCATTAAGCCACGGCCCCTAACTTCTTTAACCTGGTCAAAATTTTTCAGCTCATCAATCAGGTACTGGCCAACAGTGGCTGCATTTTGCATCAGGTTGTCTTGCTCCATTACCTCAAGCACAGCTAAACCAGCCGCACATGCCAAATGGTTACCGCCAAAAGTGGTGCCCAACATGCCGTAAGCCGGCTTAATTTTAGGCGATATACTAATGCCGCCAATCGGGAAACCATTACCCATACCTTTGGCCATGCTGTAAATGTCGGCTTCAACACCGGCAAAATCATGCGAGTAAAACTTGCCGGTACGGCCATAGCCACATTGCACCGAATCCGCTATAAACACAGCGTTATGTTCATCACAAAGCGCACGGATTTTTTGCAGAAAGCTTTCAGTAGCTACCTGTATACCGCCTACACCCTGGATACCTTCAATAATGACCGATGATATTTCGTTATCCGCGAAAGCTTGCTCCAAAGCGGCTTCATCGCACCATGGCAAAAAGATAACGTTGTCTGTTTCATTTACCGGCGCAACAATGTTAGGGTTGTCGGTAGCAGCAACAGCAAGAGACGTGCGACCGTGGAAAGCTCTATGAAAGGCAATCACTTTCTTTTTACCATTGTAAAAAGATGCCAGCTTTAAGGCGTTTTCATTCGCTTCGGCACCCGAATTACATAAAAATAGTTGATAGTTAGTTTTGCCCGATACCTGACCTAATTTTTCGGCCAGTTGCTTTTGCAGCGGAATTTCAACAGAGTTTGAATAAAAACCTATTTGATGTAATTGGTTTTCCAATCGTTCAACGTATCGGGGATTGGTATGACCGATAGAAATAACGGCATGACCGCCATACATATCCAGATACTCGGTGCCCTGAGCATCATAAACCAAACTGCCAACACCCTTTACAATCTCGATTGGATTTATAGGGTAAACATCAAATAAATTCATTGTGCAATGAAGTTTGTAGTAAAAAATATATAATTAAAATGCTACAGCCTTCAGTTTAAGGCCTGTAGCTTCTTCTAAACCAAAAAGTAAATTCATGTTTTGTACCGCCTGGCCGGATGCACCTTTTAATAAATTATCCATTATACTAATGATGAATATTTTATCTCCTTTTTTCTGCACCTGGATGAAGCATTTGTTAGTATTTACGATCTGCTTTAAGTCAATGTTACGGGTGGTGACGTGCGTAAAAGGGTGTCCTGCGTAATAATCTGTATACAACTTTATAGATTCGTCTGCACTTAAGTCGCAATCCAGATACATAGAGGCAATAATGCCGCGGGTAAAATCGCCGCGGTAAGGTATAAAGTTGATTGCGCGGTCAAATCCCGGCTGTAATTGCCTTAATGATTGCCCGATCTCGTTTAAATGCTGATGGTCAAAAGCTTTATAAACCGAAAGATTATCATTACGCCAGGTAAAATGCGAAGTAGGGGATAAACCTTGTCCGGCACCGGTTGAACCGGTAGTAGCTGTAATATGCACTTCGTTTTTTAAATGCCCACCGGCTGCCAGCGGCAGTAAGCCCAATTGCAAACAAGTAGCAAAGCAACCCGGATTGGCAATGTTAGGCGCTTGTTTAATGGCATCGCGGTTTAACTCCGGCAAGCCGTAGACAAACTGCCGTGCAGAATTAGTATCCTGGTAAGTTATAGAAGCCTTGTCCTGCAACCTAAAATCCTGGCTCAAATCAATTATCTTTACCTTCTCCGGAAACGGATTAGCTTCTAAAAACTTGCGGGCATCTCCATGGCCAACACACAAAAACAACACATCGACTTCAGTAGACAACTCACCAGAAAATTTTAATTCGGTATCGCCAAACAGATCGGTATGTACCTCGTACACATTATTGCCTGCGTTACTATTGCTATGCACAAATGCAATGTCAACTTGCGGGTGATTAAGCAATATGCGTAACAACTCGCCGCCGGTGTAACCAGCGCCGCCAATAACGCCTGCCTTTATTTTTGCCATCATTTTAGTTGAGGTCAATTTTATAAGTTAAAAATCCGTCATGAGGGTTGTACTGTTTAAATCCAATACCCTCATAAACGCTTTGCGCTGTTCTATTATCGTGTGCTGTTTCCAGTTTAACAAACTTTGCTCCATCTTTCCGGGCAAATTGTTTAGCCGTTTCAATCAGTTGTTTTCCTATGCCCCGCGTACGATAACCGGCATCAACATACAGATCATTCAATATCCAGTTTTTGGACATCCGCCCCGATGAAAAGGTAGGATAAAGTTGTGTAAAACCTACAGGAATTGACGTATCTGCTTCGTTTAATAAAGCTGTGAAGATGACCGATTCGTTATTGGTTAAACGCTCAGTCAAAAATTCTTGAGCACCTTTAACGTCTGACTCTTTCTGATAAAACACCCGATACTTGTCGAACAAACTCAAAACGAGCGCTATGTCTTTAAGCTTGACGCGCTTAATGGTTATAGACTGATTCGGACTTTCTATCATTATATATCTCAGCTTTACTAACGGAGTAATATATTTTCATAATTATTGCTGGTTTACCTTGTGATAAATCATCACCTGGTTACCAAATATTTTCGAGAAACCTTTAACGTCATCACCGCTCCAGGCGTTGTTCATTTCACCATAGCTGCCAAATTTGCTCGACATCAGATCATGCTCAGACTCAATTCCTGTTACCTGGAAACGGTATGGGTTAAGCTCAACAAACACCTTACCGCTTACATTAGCCTGGGTATCGTTAAGGAAAGCTTCTATATTGCGCATAATAGGGTCGTGAAACTGCCCTTCGTGCAGCCAGTTACCATAAAAAGTTGATAACTGGTCTTTCCACGACAACTGCCATTTGGTGAGCACATGTTTTTCGAGGGTATGATGCGCCTTAATGATGATTAACGGTGCTGCAGCCTCAAAACCTACGCGGCCTTTGATGCCAATAATGGTATCGCCTACATGTATATCTCGGCCAATACCGTAAGGCTGGGCCATTGCCTGCAGTGCCTGGATGGCTTTAGCCGGATGGTAGTAAGTAGTGCCGTCAACGCCTACTAATTCACCTTTTTCAAAAGTAAGTTCGATATTTTTGGTTTCGGTAGATGACACTGGCGTTGGCCAGGCATCTTCGGGTAAGCCTAAGTTAGAGGTAAGTGTTTCTTTGCCGCCTACTGATGTTCCCCAGATACCTTTGTTGATAGAGTATTTAGCTTTCTCGAAGTTCATCTCTACACCGTGGTTTTTCAGATACTCAATCTCTTGCTCGCGACTCAACTTTAAATCGCGGATGGGAGTTAAGATTTGAACATTAGGTACCAGAATGTTAAAGATCATATCAAAACGCACCTGATCATTACCAGCTCCAGTACTGCCATGCGCCACATACTCAGCACCAATCTGTTTAGCGTAATTAGCTATTGCTGTTGCCTGGCTCACGCGCTCGGCACTTACCGATAGGGGATAAGTGTTGTTTTTTAGAACATTACCGTAAATCAGAAAGCGAACGCAGGTGTTATAAAAGTTTTCAGTCTCGTCAACCACGTGGTGAGAGGTTACTCCCATTTTGTAAGCACGTTCTTCAACCTGTTTTAACTCATCGTCGGTAAAGCCACCGGTGTTAACAATTACCGAATGCACTTCCAGGCCTAAATCCTGTGTTAGATAGATGCAGCAAAAAGAGGTATCCAATCCGCCGCTATAGGCTAAAACTACTTTTTTTTTCATGAGTTAGGGCTTATCCAAATATATTTGGCTCTGTATATTAAAATGTTATAGTTTTTACGCTGTTTTTAATTGCGTTTTCGATACGCTCAAGCAAGGTAGCCTTATGCGTAATTTTCTTCATTTTTTCGTCTATTTGATTTTGTTTGTCTACCGGGTCCCAAAGCATGGCGGTACACATACAGTTTTTTCGCTCTTTGCTGGTTAAAATATCGTAGTTAACACAACTGCGGCACCCTTTCCAAAAATCTTCATCCTGCGTTAACTCCGAATAGGTAACCGGCTCGTAACCCAATTCTGAATTAATTTTCATTACTGCCAATCCGGTAGTTAATCCAAATATTTTAGCGTCGGGATATTTAGTGCGCGACAACTCGAATACCGCTTTCTTGATAGCTTTAGCTAAACCAACTTTACGGAACTCCGGATTTACAATCAATCCCGAATTAGCCACAAAATCACCATGGCTCCAGGTTTCAATGTATACAAAACCGGCCCAGGTGCCATCTTTATGCAAAGCAATAATGGCTTTGCCTTCCAGCATTTTATTGGCTACATATTCGGGCGAACGCTGTGCAATACCAGTACC harbors:
- a CDS encoding aminotransferase class III-fold pyridoxal phosphate-dependent enzyme; amino-acid sequence: MNLFDVYPINPIEIVKGVGSLVYDAQGTEYLDMYGGHAVISIGHTNPRYVERLENQLHQIGFYSNSVEIPLQKQLAEKLGQVSGKTNYQLFLCNSGAEANENALKLASFYNGKKKVIAFHRAFHGRTSLAVAATDNPNIVAPVNETDNVIFLPWCDEAALEQAFADNEISSVIIEGIQGVGGIQVATESFLQKIRALCDEHNAVFIADSVQCGYGRTGKFYSHDFAGVEADIYSMAKGMGNGFPIGGISISPKIKPAYGMLGTTFGGNHLACAAGLAVLEVMEQDNLMQNAATVGQYLIDELKNFDQVKEVRGRGLMIGIELPEELANVRKDLLYKHHIFTGEAKPNVVRLLPALNLTQAHADRFLEAFATTLKSVPVVA
- a CDS encoding N-acetylornithine carbamoyltransferase — protein: MKQFTSVHDVTDINALVAEALALKQNPYVNQQLGKNKSIGLIFLNPSLRTRMSTQKAALNLGMNAMVLNIDKEGWALELQDGAIMNGTTVEHIREAAAVLGQYVDIIGVRSFPGLKNREEDYSETIFNKFVEFCGVPVVSLESATRHPLQSLADLITITELKSVERPKVVLTWAPHIKPLPQAVPNSFAEWMCRANVDFVITHPEGYELSTEFTEGATITHNQQEALKDADFIYVKNWSAYEPYGEMPGLGNYDNWMLTNESLQQSNNAKVMHCLPVRRNIELSDEILDGPHSAVIHEAGNRVWAAQAVLKQILQGL
- the argC gene encoding N-acetyl-gamma-glutamyl-phosphate reductase; translation: MAKIKAGVIGGAGYTGGELLRILLNHPQVDIAFVHSNSNAGNNVYEVHTDLFGDTELKFSGELSTEVDVLFLCVGHGDARKFLEANPFPEKVKIIDLSQDFRLQDKASITYQDTNSARQFVYGLPELNRDAIKQAPNIANPGCFATCLQLGLLPLAAGGHLKNEVHITATTGSTGAGQGLSPTSHFTWRNDNLSVYKAFDHQHLNEIGQSLRQLQPGFDRAINFIPYRGDFTRGIIASMYLDCDLSADESIKLYTDYYAGHPFTHVTTRNIDLKQIVNTNKCFIQVQKKGDKIFIISIMDNLLKGASGQAVQNMNLLFGLEEATGLKLKAVAF
- a CDS encoding GNAT family N-acetyltransferase, which translates into the protein MIESPNQSITIKRVKLKDIALVLSLFDKYRVFYQKESDVKGAQEFLTERLTNNESVIFTALLNEADTSIPVGFTQLYPTFSSGRMSKNWILNDLYVDAGYRTRGIGKQLIETAKQFARKDGAKFVKLETAHDNRTAQSVYEGIGFKQYNPHDGFLTYKIDLN
- a CDS encoding GNAT family N-acetyltransferase — protein: MTLQDFDIIVASEKHADYATQICDEMAASAKARGTGIAQRSPEYVANKMLEGKAIIALHKDGTWAGFVYIETWSHGDFVANSGLIVNPEFRKVGLAKAIKKAVFELSRTKYPDAKIFGLTTGLAVMKINSELGYEPVTYSELTQDEDFWKGCRSCVNYDILTSKERKNCMCTAMLWDPVDKQNQIDEKMKKITHKATLLERIENAIKNSVKTITF
- the argG gene encoding argininosuccinate synthase, giving the protein MKKKVVLAYSGGLDTSFCCIYLTQDLGLEVHSVIVNTGGFTDDELKQVEERAYKMGVTSHHVVDETENFYNTCVRFLIYGNVLKNNTYPLSVSAERVSQATAIANYAKQIGAEYVAHGSTGAGNDQVRFDMIFNILVPNVQILTPIRDLKLSREQEIEYLKNHGVEMNFEKAKYSINKGIWGTSVGGKETLTSNLGLPEDAWPTPVSSTETKNIELTFEKGELVGVDGTTYYHPAKAIQALQAMAQPYGIGRDIHVGDTIIGIKGRVGFEAAAPLIIIKAHHTLEKHVLTKWQLSWKDQLSTFYGNWLHEGQFHDPIMRNIEAFLNDTQANVSGKVFVELNPYRFQVTGIESEHDLMSSKFGSYGEMNNAWSGDDVKGFSKIFGNQVMIYHKVNQQ